Genomic DNA from Neochlamydia sp. AcF84:
TAAGTCCTATCTATTACAATTTATATCTTCCCTTGTAAGGATAAGATAATGATAATCCTAATAAGCGGTCACCGCGGAGGCGGCTGGGGGAGAGAAACGCTTAATCCCTTGATGCTCAGAAGATAACGTAAATTAGAAAGTGCAGTAAATAGGAAAAAAAGCTATTTACAAGCATTTTTGGCTTTGCAGAGGCCCGTAGAATCCTATCTAAAGCTAGGCTTACCCTGTGACCGCTTACTAATTCTACCTTTCAATCAGTCAGCTTAAATCTGGATGCATTTTCTCTTTTATTGACAAGAGGCAAAAAACTTATTGGTAAAAAGCTATAAGAAAAGTCAATCTTTTTTGTTTTAACAAAGATTTGATATTTTTTGAGTCTATAGCGACCGATGTAATCTTGCTTTGTTTTTTTTTCACCCATTTTACTTTTAAAATCTCGACAGTAAAGGCGGTCCCATAATTCAGTTTTGTTTCCTATTTTCTCCCAATTCTGGCATACGCTTTGAGCGTGGATAACCTCTTGGGGAGACAAAAAAGAGAAGATCCGTATTATCAACTCTTCTGGAAGATGTTTAATGTTAGTCTTTGCTTTGGTAGTAAATAGTTTGTTTAGAGATAAAAATTTATATACAACCATATCTTTGTTAGATTGTGTAGGTGA
This window encodes:
- a CDS encoding F-box-like domain-containing protein, producing MMHLSPTQSNKDMVVYKFLSLNKLFTTKAKTNIKHLPEELIIRIFSFLSPQEVIHAQSVCQNWEKIGNKTELWDRLYCRDFKSKMGEKKTKQDYIGRYRLKKYQIFVKTKKIDFSYSFLPISFLPLVNKRENASRFKLTD